The candidate division KSB1 bacterium genome segment AACGGAAGAGTGGCACGATGACCTCCGCCGGGCCGGGCTCATGGCTGCCAAGGGAGGCCGCAGAATGATGGGCCTGGGTAGCTGCAGGGTGCTCCTCCACCACACCGAAAGCACTAAGCCCGGGCAGGAGCCCGAACCAGTTGGAGACCAACACGTACAGGAAGATGGTGGCTACGACGGCAAAGAAGCGCGGTGTCCACTTGGCCCCTGCCACCGACTCGGTGAGGCGATAGAGGGTCTCGATCACCCATTCGACAAAGTTTTGCACCCCCGACGGAACGAGACGCATGCGCCGCGTAGCCGCAACCGCCAAGACAATCAGGATCACATCCACCAGCAGTGCGGTGAGCAGGGTATTAGTCACCTGCACTCCGCCCACCTTAAGCCCTGGGATCGCCTCAGGGCGAATCATGACCGGAGGCAGATGGAAGCGTAGAAACAAGTTGCCCGCAACCACCAGCGCTATTGCTGCCAGTACGACAAGAAGGACTTTCGCTCGTTTGCTCATATAGCCCGCACTCTGCTTTTTCTCATTGCATGCGCGAAACACGAGCGACGCTCACCACACACAGCACCACCCCAACCACCATGCCCACGAGTAAGAGCCAAGGGGAGGTCCTCAGGGTGCGATCCAGCCACAAGCCAAGGGCCAAGGGCCCCCCCACGGAAACCATAATCAAAACACTCACGCGCCCTACTGCCCCCAGCGCGTAGGCCACCTGTCGAACCGCGGAAGAGGGTGGCTCACCGGGCATTACCGCCTCGTGTTCGGGCCGGTGACTAGGTGGTAACGGCTCAAGCCCTCGGGATGGCGGCCAGAGTGAACACCATGATGAACAGTGCGACGGTCTCGATGATACCCAGCACCATGATGTACTGACCAAAACCCTTGCCGGTTTCCCCAAGGGCGTCGGCGGCTTTGGCGCCTGCCTTACCCTGCATGTAGGCGGACATGCCCATGGCAAAGCCAGCAAAGGCCCCGAGGAGAATCTGGTGTAGGTAGGTCTCGGGGGGGAGATTGGCGCTGCGGATGGCGTTGCGCAGGATCATGCCGTAGATGGTCTGCGACAGCGGGGCACCCACAAAGGCCACCATGATAAAGGGCGCGGCCTTGTTTTGGGCAAAGGCGCGCTTCCAGGCTCCCACCGCCGACATCCCTGCCACACCTGCGCCCAACGCCGAACCCACCGCCGCCAAGGCCAACGAAACACTCATGTCACCAAATCCCTGCACCATACTCCATCTCCTTTCCTCTCTCCTTTGCCAGCCCCTCAGTCACGGAACGGCTGGTAGGGCCGTCCAGACCACTGCATACCCAAATGGCCAGAGAACTCCAACATGTTGAGACGCACCCCGTGCACG includes the following:
- a CDS encoding F0F1 ATP synthase subunit A; translation: MSKRAKVLLVVLAAIALVVAGNLFLRFHLPPVMIRPEAIPGLKVGGVQVTNTLLTALLVDVILIVLAVAATRRMRLVPSGVQNFVEWVIETLYRLTESVAGAKWTPRFFAVVATIFLYVLVSNWFGLLPGLSAFGVVEEHPAATQAHHSAASLGSHEPGPAEVIVPLFR
- a CDS encoding AtpZ/AtpI family protein encodes the protein MPGEPPSSAVRQVAYALGAVGRVSVLIMVSVGGPLALGLWLDRTLRTSPWLLLVGMVVGVVLCVVSVARVSRMQ
- a CDS encoding V-type ATP synthase subunit K (produces ATP from ADP in the presence of a proton gradient across the membrane; the K subunit is a nonenzymatic component which binds the dimeric form by interacting with the G and E subunits), with product MVQGFGDMSVSLALAAVGSALGAGVAGMSAVGAWKRAFAQNKAAPFIMVAFVGAPLSQTIYGMILRNAIRSANLPPETYLHQILLGAFAGFAMGMSAYMQGKAGAKAADALGETGKGFGQYIMVLGIIETVALFIMVFTLAAIPRA